A stretch of DNA from bacterium:
CACTGGGACGCACAGGCATCGAAGTTTCGGCCATCGGGGTCGGAACCTGGGCGCATGGCGGACCCAGGCAAGTAGGGAGCCATCAAGTCGGCTGGTCGGGCCACGACGAAAAACAGGCTCGAGATGCTCTGATCGAAGCCTTCGAGTCCGGCATCGATCACTTTGACACGGCCGACGTCTATGGCGACGGCCAGTCCGAGAGAATCATCGGCTCCCTCTGGGAGCGAATTCCACGTGATCGAGTCTTCCTGGCCAGCAAGGTGGGCTGGGACCCGGGACCCTATGGTCACTTCTACCATCCCGACCTCGTGGCGGCCCGCCTCGAGCGCTCTCTCGATCTGCTCCGAACGGACTACCTCGATCTCTACTATCTCCATCACTGTGATTTCGGCCCCGAAGACTCGAGACTGCCTCCGGTCCTCGAGGTTCTCGACAGAGCCCGTCAAGCCGGCAAGTTCCGGTTCCTCGGTCTCTCCGATTGGAGCTCCGACAAGGTTCTGCGCGTCGGGGCAAAGGTGGAACCCGACGTTGTCCAGGTCTACCGTAACGTCATCGACGATCAGTACCGTAGGAGCGGACTCGAGACCTGGGTGGCAGAGCAGAACCTGGGCGCGGTCTTTTTTTCGGCGCTGAAACACGGCGTGCTCCTGGGCAAGTACAGAGAGCCCATCAGCTTCGAGGCGGGTGACATGCGCAACGAGATCGCGGAGTTCCAAGACCTAGAGGCACTCGAGCGTTTCGCAAGCTGCCGCCGAGCCGTCGAAAGGCGATTTGCTCGCCACCCGGAACCGGTTCTGCACGCCCTGACGGGCGCCCTTCTCGGCACCGGCCGGGCGGCCGGCAACCAGTGTGTCCTGGTCGGGATGAGAAACCGAGAGCAGGCGCGAGCGGCAGCTCGACTCGGTACGGCTCTTTCGCCGGCCGAGGCCGACTGGGTCCAAACTCTCTACCGCGGCGAGTCAGCGGCCAGCTGAAAGCTGACGAAACCAGTCCGGCACGCTGACGCCGGCGGAAAGCTCCCAAGCGGTAACGAACAGGGACGAGGTGAAGCGAATCGACGCCGCGACCCGTTCGCGCGCGAACGCCATCCCTTCGGTCGACACCTCATCGAGGCCGAGCCCGCCTTCCAACTCGTAGACTCTATCGACCAGGGCGTGGCTCGCCCCGAATTCGCGGCGAATCGCGGCCCGCAGATCACCCACTGCATGAATTTCTGCCACCGCGGGCGCGCCCTCGGCAAATACCGCGTTCGCCAAGCTATCGGTGTGAGAGTGGATGCCGGTCCGCGGCGACGAGCCGTCGGCTCGCGCCCGTCCGTTGTAGTGAATCGTCGTGTGCAATGGCTGACAGAGGTCCGCTGCATAGTGCGCCATGACTCCGGCATGATGGAGCGCTTTGGCTCGCGCCCATTCATCATTGGGACTCAAGCGCACCTGGGTAAAGCTGGCGGCGAGGAGCTGCACCCCCTCAGCCAGGGAATACGGCAAGGTGCCGACGAAGTACGCGTTCTGGTCGATCTCCGCGACAAGCTTCAGGTAGTCGTATCGGCTCTCGGGCCACTCGGCCCCATCCAGCAGCTCGGAATCCAGATAGTGCTCCGGAGATTCGGAATTGCGCAACTGCGGGAGATCGCGGAGCCGGTAGTAGTCGGGGTCTATGGCGCTACGCCCGATTCGGTAAGCCCCCGCTCGGAAGAACGGCGGCATCGAGTCCGGCAGAGCCGCGACCGCCGCTTCCGCGATCTTGGCATGCGCGCTCGCGACCCAGGCATCGGCCGGACCCGGCGCCACGAGCCACGTCACCAGAAGGCCGACAACCAGATGGACCGCCCTCACGATTGATTCGAATCGCCGCGAGGCGTGATCATCGGCACCGGAAACGGCGACACGCTCGCGCCATCTCCCTCGGCATCACGAATGCGCGGCGTGCCGTGCTTTTCGACCTCATCGATTCGCAGTATCCAATGGAGCGGCAAATGGAATCGCTTCACGCCCTTGAACTCCGTCTTGAGACGCTCTTCGGAGGGGTCCACTACGACCTGGCTCCGCTCGCCGAAAACCAGCGATTCGACTTCGACGAAGCCGACCAGGGCGCCATGCGAGACACTCTCGGCATACACCTCGTAGACCTTGCCCTGCTGTAGAAAGTTGACGCGGTAGATGTTCTTTGCGGCCACGACTCTCGAACCATAACAGACGCGTCGACGGCCCGACTGGCATCCAGGACCAGCTGGCTTTTCCTTCAGAAACGTGAAAATCTCTGGGCGGGGAAGGCCGAGAACGCATTGTCGGGTAACACCGCTGTTGCCAGAGCACTGCGCAAAAGCTCACTGAACCGGGGGCACCGCTCCGGATAAGCTCTCAAACGAAATGAATCTGCCTCGGCTCGCCGTCACCGACGAAGCTTCCTCACTGTCCTCGAGAATCTTTCTTGCCCAGGGCAAGATCCTCGAGCTGGTCAGCAGTGGAGCCGAAGTGAGCGAGGTTTTCAACGAGTTCTGTGCCGGTCTCGAGAACCTGTTCCCAGACTCGAGCTCCTGCGTAACGGTCGTCGACCCGGCCACGAGCTCGCTCGAGGTCCTCGCCGCGCCGAGCCTTCCCGAGGCCTTTCGGGAATCGATCAACGGTTTGACGGTCGGTCTGGCTCCGGGGGCGTGCTGCGCCGCCGCTTACGGCAACGAAACCATCATCTCGGACGATCTCCACGCCGACTTGGTATGGGAGGGCCTCAGAGAGGAGGCTCTCGCCGCGGGTCTGGGCGCTTGCTGGTCGACGCCGATTCGTGGAGTTCGCTGGGCCGAGAAACCCGACGAGCACGACCACATCGTGGTACTTGGCACGGTCGCCCTCTACTTTCCGGGACCGCGAGGCGCTTCTTCCGGCGAGATTCAGGCACTCGAGACCGCTGCCGCACTGGCCGGCCTGACCATCAACACGGCGCGCACCACGGAACCGACCGGCGATCGCCAGTTCTTCGACTCCGTGACCAAGCTCCCGAACCGGCGGATCTTCTCGAAACAACTCAAGCAAACACTGTTGGAAATGAACCCGCGCGACGACAAGCTCGCGATCCTGGTGGTCGACATCGACCACTTCAAGGAGGTCAACGACACGTTTGGCTATGCAGTGGGCGATTTTCTCCTGCAAAGCGTGTCAGAGCGTTTGGTCGGGCTCCGCAGTGAAATCGATCTGCTGGCCCGGTTCGGAGACGATGAGTTCGCGTTTCTAATCGGCGAGGTCGCATCCGGTGAGGACGTCAAGACCATCGCCCAGAAAGTCCTGGATGTCGTGTCGGCGGCCTACGACTTCGGCGGGCAGGAACTGGTGATCTCCGCCAGCATCGGCGGCAGTGTGTTCCCCTGGGACGGGGAAGACGCGCAAACCCTCATGCGCAATGCCGAGAACGCTCTCGTGTCGGCCAAGAAACAGGGCCGTGGCCTTTACAGGATGTACGCACCCACCATGGGTGGGTACGCGTTCGAGAAGCTACAACTGAAAATGGCGCTGAGCTACGCGATCGAGAACGATGAGCTCATGCTGCGGTTTCAGCCCAAGGTATCGAGCAACACCAACACCATCGTCGGAGTCGAGGCCCTGACCTACTGGAACCACCCGGGGATGGGCGAGATCAGCCCCACCAAGTTCATCCCGATCGCGGAAGAGACCGGTCAGATCATCCCTCTCGGCGAGTGGGTTCTGCGGACAGCCTGCAAGCAAGCTCAGGTGTGGCACCGCGAATATGACGATCTGACGATGGCAATCAACATCTCGGCAATTCAGTTTCGTGAGCGCAACTTTGTCGCTACCGTCGCTTCGATCTTGAGAGACACCGAGGTCCAACCGGGCGCGATCGAGTTGGAGGTCACGGAAAGCGTGGCGATGAACGAGGTCGAGAAGACCCTCGAGCGCCTGCAAGAGCTGCACGACCTGGGAGTCCAGATCGCCATCGACGATTTCGGCACCGGCTATTCCTCGCTCGCCTACCTCAAGCGGTTTCCGATCCACACCTTGAAGATCGACCGGTCCTTCGTGCTCAGCACCCCCAAGGACAAAGGCGACATGGCGATCGTCAAAGGCGTCATTGCCCTCGCTCACAACCTCGGCTTGGAGGTCGTCGCGGAAGGTGTGGAAACCGCCGAACAGGCCGAGTACCTCCGCGATGAGGGCTGCGAGATTCTTCAGGGCTTCCACTTCAGCCGGCCGGTTCCCCTGGAGGCCTTCGAGAGACTCCTGCGCTTCGGTTTTCCCACGGAATAGCCGGAGCTGTAATCGGCTTGGTAAGGCGCCAGAGCCCATCGCAGCGATGCTAGAGTTGCGCCAACGGATTCGGCGTATGAGCAGGGTGGAAACGAACGGTGGGCAGGTGCTCTGGTTTTTGGAAGGCCTGTCGGAAGCCGACGGGACTCTGCGACGCATCCCGATCCTGGCCTTCCCCTTTCGAGTGGGCCGGCGTGAAGGACTCGGCCTGACTCTGACCGCCACCGAGATCTCGGGCGTGCACGCCGAGATCTCTCTACTAGACGGACAGATTCTCATTGAGGATCTCGGCAGCACCAACGGGACCTTCCTCAACGGAGAGAAGATCGAGGAGCCAAAGGGAATCTCCGAAGGGGACACGATTCACTTCGCCCGGCTGGAGTACCGATTGAGCCTGGTCGAAGCCCAACAGGCCGAGGCTCTTCTCGCCCAAACCATCGCGGTCGACGCCCACTTGCCGCAGTTCGCCCTCGACAAGAGCCGGATTCTTCGAGAGCTGATGAACAAGCGAGCCGTGGTGTCCGTGTTTCAGCCGATCGTCGACCTCAGCGATCTTTCGGTCATGGGGTACGAGGTCCTGGGCCGTGGCGATCTGGAAGGTGCCTCGAGCGGATCGAAGGAGCTCTTCAACGCCGCCAAGATCCTGGGTGCCGAAGCCGCGCTCAGCCGGATGTTCAGGACGAGATCCGCCGAGGACTGTCTCAAGCTTCGGGAGAAGAAACCCGTTATTTTCATGAACACCCACCCGAACGAGATCGGCACTCCCGAGCTGATCGAGTCGATCGAGGAGTTTCACCGACTCACACCCGACCTCACCACCGTACTCGAGATCCACGAAAGCTCGATCACCGATCCGGCAACCGTCAGCGCCCTCCGAGACTTTCTACACGACCTGGGCATGCAACTCGCGTACGACGACTTCGGCGCAGGACAGGCACGGTTGCTCGAGCTGGCCGAGGTGCCGCCCGACTTCTTGAAGTTCGACATCAGCCTGATTCGAGATATCGACACAGCGTCGAAGGCGAAGCTCACGGTGCTGGAGCGGCTTGTTGCCATGGCCCTCGAGATCGACATCTCTCCGATCGCAGAAGGCATAGAAAGCGAAGCCGAGTCCGCGATATGCCGCGACCTGGGCTTCGCCTACGGCCAGGGCTTTCTGTTCGGGGCGCCGGCGGCCGCCGGCAGCTTCCACCGCTGAGGAACCGCATAGACAATGCGCAAGCTTGTCAGCCGGCTGGGCTCCTCTCTGCTGCTGCGCGTCACCATAGCGCTCGGCCTGGTGGGTCTGCTGCCGGTTGGAATCCTCGCCTACCGGCTGATCGACATCAATCGCAGCGCCATGGAGGAGCAGGTTCGCCTCACCCATGTCCGAGTGGCCAGAAGCACGGCCAGTGAAATCTCCGCTCGCGTGGCCGCAATCAAGAGCCTGGCCTCGGGCCTGGCGCGCAATGCAGTTCTGACAGCGCCGCGCTCGGCCGAAGCACGCGGGCTACTCGGACGTAGCCTCTCGGCGTGGACCGATCTCGGGATCGCGGCGATCATCGTCGCCACGCCCGAGGGAGAGCGTGTCATCAGCGCGCAACTGGGCGACGAGCGCGTGCGCGCCTGGGTCGACCGGATGTTCGAGACTCCAGTCGACGCCGGCGTTGACGGGTCCCAGATCGGAGAGGACTTCGTGCTCCGAATTGCCGAGCCGCTCGGCGCCGAGCGCGGACAGATCTGGCTGGTCGCCGATGGGACTCCCATAACGGAGTCGGTGAAGAACTATGAGCTGGGTCGTGAAGCACAAGTGGCCCTCGCGAACCGTAAGGGCGAGGCGATCCTGGGAAGCGTCGCAGGCTTCTCCGCCGAGCTCCTCGAGCATGCCGAGTCGAAGTGGGTCGACGGTTTCAGAACCTCGCCGATGGAGGACGCAGACGGCTTCATTGGCGCGCACGCGGCCGTAGTCGGCACGGACTGGGCGGTGCTGTCGAGACAGCCCCTGAGCGTCGCGCACGAAGTCGCGCTGACCATGAGTAGAAACGCGCGTCTGGCGCTCGGCCTGGTCGCGGGACTCGTACTTGTTCTTTCGGCCATTGCCTACGCATCCGTCGTGCGACCGATCCGCCAGCTCGCCCAGGCCCAGCGCCGCCTCGCCGGCGTCAGAACCGGTGCTGGCGGGGGCGAGATCGGCCAGCTCAGATCGGCGTTCGAGGCGCTCGAGCAGCGTCTCAAGGAACAGAGCGCGCTCGACGAGGTGTTCCTGGGGCGCTTTCAAGTGCGCAAAGTGCTCGGCACCGGCGCCATGGGAACGGTGTTTCTGGGATTCGACCCCAAGCTCGAGCGCCCGGTGGCTCTCAAGACTCTACGCCTGGACAAAAAGCTCTCGCAAAAGAAGCGCGAGAATCTGCTGTCGCGCCTGGTCAAGGAAGCGGTGGTCACAGCCAAGTTCAATCACCCCAACATCGTCGCGATCTACGACGTTCAGGAGGGCGAAAACTCCGCGTTCCTGGCCATGGAGTTCGTAGACGGTACTTCTCTCGAACCCTTCGTCTGGAACAAGCGGCAGCTCGCATCGGACCAGACCATCGCGCTCGGAGCCGAGGTCGCGCGTGGCCTCGCTGCCGCGCACGAGAACGGCCTGGTGCATCGCGACATCAAGCCGGCGAATATCCTGCTTGGGAAAGACGGCGCGATCAAGATCACCGATTTCGGGATTGCCGAGTTGCTCAGCTCCATGGCGCCGAGCGACGACGTGGTCTTCGGTACGCCCGGCTACCTTCCTCCAGAGGCGCTTCAGGGCAAGGGCCACGACCAGGCCAGTGACCTTTTCGCGCTGGGATCCGTGCTCTACTTCTGCATCACCGGACGCCGGCCTTTCGAGGGCAAGACGGTCAAGGAGGTGATCCGCAAGACGCTCTTCGGATCGGCTCGGCCGCCTTCCGAACTGGTGCCCGAGGTCCCGAGCGAGCTCGAGGCCCTGATTCTCAGTCTGCTCGACTCAGAGCCCGATCGCCGGCCGGCGACCGCAGCCCGGGTGGCCAGGCGTCTGGAAGACCTCAGGAGCACCAGCGGCGCCCAATGGCAGCCACCGGAAGCGGGCCCCACAACACCGCCGAGTGACGCCGGCGCCAGCTCTGCCGGCTCTGGCACTCGCGAAGGCTCGGCCTCCGATGGCACGGGCTACCTGCCGACGATCCGGCTCTCCGATCGGAAGCGCGCGATCAACGGCTGAAAACCCAACTCGCCGAGCTGGCGTTGCCCAACCGGTCCCGTGAGCGAGCGCGGAGCTCGTAGCCCGCCGAGGGCGATCCCGTGGTGGTAACGGTCAGCTCCTCGACTCCCGCTCCGGCGTCGACCGCCTGGAGAAACAGAAACCGCCCGACCTCGGCCTCGCCAGGACTCCCCGCTCCGAGAATCCCCGGCGCCAGAAGCAGCACGCTCGGCGCCTCGCCGGTCAGGCGAACTCCACTGTAGTCCCGATAGAGTCCGCGGATCAGGGCCCTGCGCTCGAGAGTCCGGGGCCCTTCCACGCGCTCGTTGCTCCAGCTCACCAGAGTCCAGAGGGGCGGCCGGTTCTTCCGGGCCCGGCGGGCATTGCGCCGGGCGGCCTTGCGAAGCCACCAGCGAGACTCCCGCAGCTCGAGCGCCTCCTTACCCAGAGTTTCGGTCAGAAGCTCCGGGCCTCCTACCCGCCACCTGAGCTCGGGCGCCTCGGCATCTACGGCAAAGGACAGGGACCGCGCTTCCGCCCCCCGGTTGCCCAGCTCGTCCTCGGCCACCACGGTCACGGTGTGAGAGCCGTGCGACCAGCGGCCTCTTAGGTCGTCCTTTTCGGCCGGCTCGCCGTCGATCACCGGCCGCCAAGAGGCCACCCCGCTGGGATCCTCGACTTCGGCCCGGACCCGGGCACTGGGGGCGTACAGAGTACCGCTCGCGCCTTCTCGCAACGGCTCGACGGCAATACCGGAAATCGAAAAAGTCGCTGCCGGAGGGTCGAACTCCGCCCTCTCGGGCGCCACCGTAAAGGGCTGGGTCGCCGCCGGGTAGCCGTCCAGGCCGCTCGGGCTGACCGCCGTCACGCGCCACTGGTGGTCTCCGACTGGCAGCAACTCCGCCGCCCAGCTCGTCGAGGTCAAACCGACCGCCCGGGCGACCAGCGCCTCGCAAGCCGCGTCGGAGCACACTTCCACGGTGTAACCGGCGGCCCCTTCGACGGGCTGCCACGAGAACTGCAAACGCCCCACCTCGACGCTGCCGTTCCGTGCCGGCGAGCTCAGCACCGCCCTGGGCAGGAGCTTCTCGGGCGGCAGCGGCGGAGCACCCTCGGGAACCGAAGTTCCCATGCCCTCGGCAACCGCGACGCTCTTGCCTCCCGCCTCGACCTGGCTCGCGCCCTCGTAGATCATCAACTGGGCCGCTCCGCTGCCCGACTTCCGGAGGCGAGCCTCGGACGCTCCCGTCGGGCCGGCCTTTGGTCTGGCCCTGGCATCCCCGATCACGATCTCGATTTCGGGCGGCGTTTCGCCGGTTTCGACTCTCGCCAGATCGGCTTGACCTTCGACAATCTCCACCGACCGTGTCTCGATGCCCCGCAGCGTCCTGCCCGCGACTTTCAAGAACACGATCGAGTCCTCGGTCAAAACCAGACTGGTTCCATCATGAAAGCGAAGAGCCGTCGACGATTGATCGAAGGTCCGGACCCCGTCACTTTCGACGATGAGATCCTGGCGCTGAGCCCTGGTCCAAGCAATCGGATCGGGGCGCTCCTCGACGTTCCCCGAAACGCTCACCACCTGGGCCGAGGGCACCGCGTCTTCGGGCCGCAGCAAGACCTGCAGCCGCTGCCCGGGCAACAGAAAATCGGGGTCCACGATCGTCGGATTGAGATCCAAGTTGCGCCGCCAGAGATCCTGCGAGCCCAGATAGCTCTCGGTAATCCGGCGCAGGTTCTCCCCCGGCCGGACAATATGAAACCCGGTCGCGAAGCCCTCGGTATCGGCCGTGTCATCCTGGGCTGCCGCCGAGCCGACGAATCCGAAACAAACGAGCGGAGCCAGCACGAAGAAAACACCGAAGCCGCGCACCATATCCAACGCCTCCCGGGAAAAGAGTGAGCCGCTACTTTATCCCAACAGAAGATGCTCCCGCCGCGGTTGAGCGCCACCGCGAGGCGGTCGTACAATGCGGTCCTCTGGCTCGTCTTATCCACACCCCCGGCGACCCAACCTGGAGAATCCTTGAGCGACGACAAGCAACTCAGAATCCGTGATCCCTTCGCGCCCCGGCATCTTGGCTCGAACGACGAAGAGATCACATCGATGCTCGACTCACTCGGCCTACCCAACCTTGCAAGCCTGTGCGAAGCCGTCGTGCCCGCGAGCATTCGTTCGAGCGCCTTGCCACAGCTGCCCGAGCCGCTCGGCGAAACCGCGGCTCTGCAGGCCCTGGCGGAGATCGCAGAGAGCAATCGCAAGAGCCGTAGTCTGCTCGGAATGGGTTATGCCGCGTGCCTCGTGCCGGCGGTCATCCAGCGCAACATCCTCGAGAACCCCGGCTGGTACACGCAGTACACACCCTACCAGGCTGAGATCGCTCAGGGCCGTCTCGAGGCCCTGATCAACTTCCAGACCCTCATCTGTGAGCTCTCCGGGCTGCCGGTCGCCAACGCTTCCCTGCTCGACGAAGCAACCGCGGCGGCGGAAGCCGTCAGCATGTGCTGGTCGGCGGGTCGCCGCAAACGCTCGACATTGCTGGCATCTTCTCAATGCCATCCGCAAACACTCGCGGTCCTCGAGACCCGCACCGAGCCACTGGGCATCATCGTTGAAGTCGCCGACACCGTCGATTTCGATCCCCACCGAAACGACGTGTTCGCGGCTCTGGTGCAGTATCCGACGACCGATGGTGCGATTCGCGACCACAGCGAACTCGCGGATGACCTGCACTCGAACCGCAGCCGCCTTATCGTCGCGACCGACCCGCTGGCCCTGGTGCTCCTCGAAGCGCCCGGCGACTTCGGCGCCGATGTCATGGTCGGCTCGACACAAAGGCTCGGATTGCCCATGGCAGGAGGCGGCCCTCACGCCGGCTATCTGGCCGCGGCCCACGACCTGGAGCGGCTGATTCCCGGCCGCATCGCCGGCGTCTCGAGAGATGCCGCGGGCGACCTTTCCTATCGTCTGGCGCGCCAGACTCGCGAGCAGCACATTCGCCGTGAGAAAGCGACCAGCAACATCTGCACGGCTCAGGTGCTGCCGGCAGTGCTGACCTCGATGTACGCCGTCTACCATGGAGCCGAAGGTCTGAGACGCATCGCCAAACGTGTCCAGGGCATCGCGATCGATCTTGCCGAGCGCCTCGAGGCCTTGGGGTACGAGGTTGGCAACCGGGCCTTTTTCGATACCCTGCGCGTAGAGGCGGGCAAGCACGCCGACGACATTTGGGAGCGCGCGCGAGGCCGCGGCTTGACCCTCCGCCGCCTCGGCAACGGAAGCCTGGGCATTACCCTCGATGAAGCCGTGGTGGAGGACGAGCTCGGCGCGCTGGTCGAGAGTTTCGCAGCCGCCGCCTCGCCCGAACGGCGGGGCACGTCGCGGACGGTTCCAGGGAGCCTCCCTTTCGGAATCCCCGAATCACATCTACGTACCGGCGACTTCCTGTCACAGGACGTCTTTCGTCTCTACCACACCGAGCACGAGATGCTCCGCTACATGCACCGCCTCCAGAGTCGTGATCTGTCGCTGGTGCACTCGATGATCCCACTCGGGTCTTGCACGATGAAGCTCAATGCCTCGGCCGAGATGATGCCCATAACTTGGGATTCGTTCAGCTCGATTCACCCCTTCGCTCCCGCCGAAGATCAGCGGGCTTTCGCGGAGATCGCCCGGCAGCTCGAGGCGTGGCTGGCCGAGCTGACCGGTTTCTCGGCCGTGTCTCTTCAACCCAATGCCGGTTCGCAGGGCGAGCTGTCCGGGCTACTGGTCATTCGCGCCTACCACCGCGCCCGCGGGGAGTCCGAGCGCGATCTCTGCCTTATTCCCACCTCGGCGCACGGCACCAACCCGGCGAGCGCGGTCATGGCGGGCCTCAAGGTGGTTGCGGTCGAGTGTGACGCCCGCGGCAACGTCGATCTGGAGCACCTGCGCCGGCTGGCCGAAACGAACAGCGACCGGCTGGCAGCCCTGATGGTCACCTACCCTTCGACCCACGGCGTCTTCGAGGAGGGCATCGCCGAGGTCTGCGAGATCATCCACGAGCACGGCGGCCAGGTGTACCTGGACGGAGCCAATCTCAACGCCCAAATCGGGCTCTGCCGGCCCGGCGACTACGGCGCCGATGTCTGCCATCTGAATCTCCACAAGACCTTCTGCATCCCTCACGGCGGCGGCGGCCCGGGCATGGGCCCGATTTGCGTCGCCGACCATCTGGCGCCGTTCCTTCCGACCCATCCTCTGGTCGAGCGCAATGCTGGCAGCGATTCGGCCATCGGACCGGTCTCGGCTGCTCCCTGGGGCAGTCCCGGCATCTTG
This window harbors:
- a CDS encoding aldo/keto reductase — translated: MERVTLGRTGIEVSAIGVGTWAHGGPRQVGSHQVGWSGHDEKQARDALIEAFESGIDHFDTADVYGDGQSERIIGSLWERIPRDRVFLASKVGWDPGPYGHFYHPDLVAARLERSLDLLRTDYLDLYYLHHCDFGPEDSRLPPVLEVLDRARQAGKFRFLGLSDWSSDKVLRVGAKVEPDVVQVYRNVIDDQYRRSGLETWVAEQNLGAVFFSALKHGVLLGKYREPISFEAGDMRNEIAEFQDLEALERFASCRRAVERRFARHPEPVLHALTGALLGTGRAAGNQCVLVGMRNREQARAAARLGTALSPAEADWVQTLYRGESAAS
- a CDS encoding DUF1820 family protein, producing MAAKNIYRVNFLQQGKVYEVYAESVSHGALVGFVEVESLVFGERSQVVVDPSEERLKTEFKGVKRFHLPLHWILRIDEVEKHGTPRIRDAEGDGASVSPFPVPMITPRGDSNQS
- a CDS encoding EAL domain-containing protein is translated as MNLPRLAVTDEASSLSSRIFLAQGKILELVSSGAEVSEVFNEFCAGLENLFPDSSSCVTVVDPATSSLEVLAAPSLPEAFRESINGLTVGLAPGACCAAAYGNETIISDDLHADLVWEGLREEALAAGLGACWSTPIRGVRWAEKPDEHDHIVVLGTVALYFPGPRGASSGEIQALETAAALAGLTINTARTTEPTGDRQFFDSVTKLPNRRIFSKQLKQTLLEMNPRDDKLAILVVDIDHFKEVNDTFGYAVGDFLLQSVSERLVGLRSEIDLLARFGDDEFAFLIGEVASGEDVKTIAQKVLDVVSAAYDFGGQELVISASIGGSVFPWDGEDAQTLMRNAENALVSAKKQGRGLYRMYAPTMGGYAFEKLQLKMALSYAIENDELMLRFQPKVSSNTNTIVGVEALTYWNHPGMGEISPTKFIPIAEETGQIIPLGEWVLRTACKQAQVWHREYDDLTMAINISAIQFRERNFVATVASILRDTEVQPGAIELEVTESVAMNEVEKTLERLQELHDLGVQIAIDDFGTGYSSLAYLKRFPIHTLKIDRSFVLSTPKDKGDMAIVKGVIALAHNLGLEVVAEGVETAEQAEYLRDEGCEILQGFHFSRPVPLEAFERLLRFGFPTE
- a CDS encoding EAL domain-containing protein; this encodes MSRVETNGGQVLWFLEGLSEADGTLRRIPILAFPFRVGRREGLGLTLTATEISGVHAEISLLDGQILIEDLGSTNGTFLNGEKIEEPKGISEGDTIHFARLEYRLSLVEAQQAEALLAQTIAVDAHLPQFALDKSRILRELMNKRAVVSVFQPIVDLSDLSVMGYEVLGRGDLEGASSGSKELFNAAKILGAEAALSRMFRTRSAEDCLKLREKKPVIFMNTHPNEIGTPELIESIEEFHRLTPDLTTVLEIHESSITDPATVSALRDFLHDLGMQLAYDDFGAGQARLLELAEVPPDFLKFDISLIRDIDTASKAKLTVLERLVAMALEIDISPIAEGIESEAESAICRDLGFAYGQGFLFGAPAAAGSFHR
- a CDS encoding protein kinase, coding for MRKLVSRLGSSLLLRVTIALGLVGLLPVGILAYRLIDINRSAMEEQVRLTHVRVARSTASEISARVAAIKSLASGLARNAVLTAPRSAEARGLLGRSLSAWTDLGIAAIIVATPEGERVISAQLGDERVRAWVDRMFETPVDAGVDGSQIGEDFVLRIAEPLGAERGQIWLVADGTPITESVKNYELGREAQVALANRKGEAILGSVAGFSAELLEHAESKWVDGFRTSPMEDADGFIGAHAAVVGTDWAVLSRQPLSVAHEVALTMSRNARLALGLVAGLVLVLSAIAYASVVRPIRQLAQAQRRLAGVRTGAGGGEIGQLRSAFEALEQRLKEQSALDEVFLGRFQVRKVLGTGAMGTVFLGFDPKLERPVALKTLRLDKKLSQKKRENLLSRLVKEAVVTAKFNHPNIVAIYDVQEGENSAFLAMEFVDGTSLEPFVWNKRQLASDQTIALGAEVARGLAAAHENGLVHRDIKPANILLGKDGAIKITDFGIAELLSSMAPSDDVVFGTPGYLPPEALQGKGHDQASDLFALGSVLYFCITGRRPFEGKTVKEVIRKTLFGSARPPSELVPEVPSELEALILSLLDSEPDRRPATAARVARRLEDLRSTSGAQWQPPEAGPTTPPSDAGASSAGSGTREGSASDGTGYLPTIRLSDRKRAING
- a CDS encoding LysM peptidoglycan-binding domain-containing protein, which codes for MVRGFGVFFVLAPLVCFGFVGSAAAQDDTADTEGFATGFHIVRPGENLRRITESYLGSQDLWRRNLDLNPTIVDPDFLLPGQRLQVLLRPEDAVPSAQVVSVSGNVEERPDPIAWTRAQRQDLIVESDGVRTFDQSSTALRFHDGTSLVLTEDSIVFLKVAGRTLRGIETRSVEIVEGQADLARVETGETPPEIEIVIGDARARPKAGPTGASEARLRKSGSGAAQLMIYEGASQVEAGGKSVAVAEGMGTSVPEGAPPLPPEKLLPRAVLSSPARNGSVEVGRLQFSWQPVEGAAGYTVEVCSDAACEALVARAVGLTSTSWAAELLPVGDHQWRVTAVSPSGLDGYPAATQPFTVAPERAEFDPPAATFSISGIAVEPLREGASGTLYAPSARVRAEVEDPSGVASWRPVIDGEPAEKDDLRGRWSHGSHTVTVVAEDELGNRGAEARSLSFAVDAEAPELRWRVGGPELLTETLGKEALELRESRWWLRKAARRNARRARKNRPPLWTLVSWSNERVEGPRTLERRALIRGLYRDYSGVRLTGEAPSVLLLAPGILGAGSPGEAEVGRFLFLQAVDAGAGVEELTVTTTGSPSAGYELRARSRDRLGNASSASWVFSR
- the gcvP gene encoding aminomethyl-transferring glycine dehydrogenase, with translation MLPPRLSATARRSYNAVLWLVLSTPPATQPGESLSDDKQLRIRDPFAPRHLGSNDEEITSMLDSLGLPNLASLCEAVVPASIRSSALPQLPEPLGETAALQALAEIAESNRKSRSLLGMGYAACLVPAVIQRNILENPGWYTQYTPYQAEIAQGRLEALINFQTLICELSGLPVANASLLDEATAAAEAVSMCWSAGRRKRSTLLASSQCHPQTLAVLETRTEPLGIIVEVADTVDFDPHRNDVFAALVQYPTTDGAIRDHSELADDLHSNRSRLIVATDPLALVLLEAPGDFGADVMVGSTQRLGLPMAGGGPHAGYLAAAHDLERLIPGRIAGVSRDAAGDLSYRLARQTREQHIRREKATSNICTAQVLPAVLTSMYAVYHGAEGLRRIAKRVQGIAIDLAERLEALGYEVGNRAFFDTLRVEAGKHADDIWERARGRGLTLRRLGNGSLGITLDEAVVEDELGALVESFAAAASPERRGTSRTVPGSLPFGIPESHLRTGDFLSQDVFRLYHTEHEMLRYMHRLQSRDLSLVHSMIPLGSCTMKLNASAEMMPITWDSFSSIHPFAPAEDQRAFAEIARQLEAWLAELTGFSAVSLQPNAGSQGELSGLLVIRAYHRARGESERDLCLIPTSAHGTNPASAVMAGLKVVAVECDARGNVDLEHLRRLAETNSDRLAALMVTYPSTHGVFEEGIAEVCEIIHEHGGQVYLDGANLNAQIGLCRPGDYGADVCHLNLHKTFCIPHGGGGPGMGPICVADHLAPFLPTHPLVERNAGSDSAIGPVSAAPWGSPGILPISWMYIAMMGIEGLTDASRIAILNANYMAKRLAPHYPILFTGANGFVAHEFIIDVRPLKQSSGVSVDDVAKRLMDYGFHAPTMSWPVAGTMMIEPTESESKAELDRFCEAMIWIREEIREIEDGRADREDNLLKNAPHTAATVTADEWLHPYSRQRAAYPLPWIRERKFWPSVSRIDNAFGDRNLVCTCDTVDAYAEAATIGD